A region from the Variovorax sp. RKNM96 genome encodes:
- a CDS encoding MATE family efflux transporter, with translation MPITETAGAVERPRFVSGSLLRHVCVMAGTGAIGLIAVFAVDLINLFYISLLGEKETAAAVGFAGVVGFFHASLCIGLTIGIAAVVSRTVGAGRAADARRIATSSLVLMTAASVVVGSGTAFFLHPALHALGAEGETARLAQRYLAVTVHTLPLLGLGMACSALLRSIGDARRSMTVTLAAAFVTAVLDPILIFGFGLGLDGAAISAVISRMVLAAIGLHGVMVKHRMLGRFEASQLAGDARALASVAGPAVLTNLATPVGAAFVTHAIAQFGPSAVAGAATIDRLSPVAFGLVYALSGAVGPILAQNLGAGQYRRVQEGLRDSLLFMVASVAVAWLVLALGQGVLIRAFSAEGQAAELIALFCTWLAASFFFSGGLFVANASFNNLGHPLLSTFFNWGRATLGTIPFAWWGSHHGAAGVLVGQAVGSSIFGLLAVVVAFRLAAKLAQQEPSMKAPAPVLDAPVAPTSAHGDAAAFATPQAVAVTGPAASAGAP, from the coding sequence ATGCCAATAACCGAAACGGCGGGTGCCGTCGAGCGTCCGCGCTTCGTTTCGGGGTCGCTCTTGCGCCATGTTTGCGTGATGGCCGGCACCGGCGCCATCGGGCTGATCGCGGTGTTCGCGGTCGACCTGATCAACCTGTTCTACATCTCGCTGCTCGGGGAAAAAGAGACGGCGGCGGCGGTCGGCTTCGCGGGCGTGGTGGGGTTCTTTCATGCGTCGCTGTGCATCGGACTGACCATCGGCATTGCGGCCGTGGTGTCGCGCACGGTGGGCGCGGGACGCGCGGCGGATGCGCGGCGCATCGCCACCTCGAGCCTTGTGCTGATGACGGCCGCGTCGGTGGTTGTGGGCAGCGGCACAGCCTTCTTCCTGCACCCTGCCCTGCACGCGCTCGGTGCCGAGGGCGAGACGGCGCGGCTCGCGCAGCGCTACCTCGCGGTGACGGTGCACACGCTGCCGCTGTTGGGCCTCGGCATGGCGTGCTCGGCCCTGCTGCGCTCCATCGGCGATGCGCGCCGCTCGATGACGGTCACGCTCGCGGCGGCCTTCGTGACGGCGGTGCTCGATCCGATATTGATCTTCGGTTTCGGGCTGGGGCTCGACGGCGCTGCCATCAGCGCTGTGATCTCGCGCATGGTGCTCGCGGCCATCGGGCTGCATGGCGTGATGGTGAAACACCGGATGCTCGGGCGCTTCGAGGCATCGCAATTGGCCGGCGATGCGCGCGCCCTCGCGAGCGTTGCGGGGCCGGCGGTGTTGACGAACCTCGCGACGCCCGTGGGCGCCGCCTTCGTCACGCATGCGATCGCGCAGTTCGGGCCGTCGGCGGTGGCGGGCGCGGCGACCATCGACCGGCTGAGCCCGGTGGCCTTCGGGCTCGTCTATGCGCTGAGCGGCGCGGTCGGGCCGATCCTGGCGCAGAACCTCGGCGCCGGCCAGTACCGCCGCGTGCAGGAAGGGCTGCGCGACAGCCTGCTCTTCATGGTGGCCTCGGTGGCCGTCGCCTGGCTCGTGCTGGCGCTGGGACAGGGCGTGCTGATCCGCGCGTTCTCGGCCGAAGGACAAGCGGCCGAGCTGATCGCGCTCTTCTGCACGTGGCTCGCGGCGAGCTTCTTCTTCTCGGGCGGATTGTTCGTGGCGAACGCCTCGTTCAACAACCTCGGGCATCCGCTGCTGTCGACCTTCTTCAACTGGGGCCGCGCCACGCTGGGCACGATTCCGTTCGCCTGGTGGGGCTCGCACCACGGCGCGGCCGGCGTGTTGGTCGGACAGGCCGTGGGCTCGTCGATCTTCGGGTTGCTGGCGGTGGTGGTGGCGTTCCGGCTGGCAGCCAAATTGGCGCAGCAGGAACCGTCGATGAAGGCGCCCGCACCGGTGCTCGATGCCCCGGTGGCGCCGACCTCGGCGCATGGCGACGCTGCGGCGTTCGCCACGCCGCAGGCGGTGGCCGTTACTGGTCCTGCAGCGTCAGCAGGCGCACCTTGA